The Christiangramia flava JLT2011 region AAGATGTTTACCTAAACGCCGAATACCGGATTTATTCTGAAGCCTTTGGGGGCGGCTTTTTAAAACAGGGCTGGATGGGTTACCGCTTCAGCGAAACCGATGAAATTCAGCTGGGGTTGCACCAGGTTCCTTTTGGCATTCAGCAATACAATTCTCATAACTGGTTTTTCAATATCACCTATTATATGGGGCTGGAAGACGACCACGACATGGGCGTGAAGTTCCTCCATGTAGGAGAAAACTTCGAATATAACCTGGCTTTTTATAAAAATTCCGAAGAATTACAATTCGGCGGAACGACTGAATCTTCGTCTTCGCGATATGCCTACGACGTGGTAGGGCGCAACAAAGAGGTGAACCAAATCAACGGAAAACTGGTCTACAAATTTGGAGAAACCTTTGAACAGCGTCTCGGCGCATCCCTTCAGTTTGGAGGATTGTATAACCTGGACACAGAAGAAACCGGTTCACACTATGGGCTGGCTGCTCATTACGAGGTCAATTATCAACGCTGGAACCTGAAATTACAGGCTATCAAAGCCGGCCATGATCCAAAAAACGCTCCGGGAACAAGCGACCAAGTAATCCAGATGGGTGCTTACGGCGTGCCTTACGAGGTAGCCGCAAATTTCAAGGTCTATACTGCGGCAATCTCCAGAAATGTTCCGGTAAGCTGGGGACCTGTATCCAACCTGCAATTCTATAATGATTTTGGGTATATGGATAAGGAACCGCAAAGTTTCGAAGATTCTTTTATGAACGTTACCGGTGTCCTGGTGACAGCGGGGCATCTTTATACTTATATTGACTATGCTGCGGGTTACAATCATTCCTGGCTAGGCGGAAATTTCGTAGACGATTTCGCGGCCGGCGACCCCAATGCGAAATGGGAAGCCCGATTCAATATCAATATTGGCTATTATTTCTAATCTGAAAAATTAAACTATGGCAGAAAAAATTACCAGAAGCGATGAAAAGAAATCTATTTTCGGTCTCGAGGTAAACGGCCCGGTGTTCTTTACCTCGGCGATCATCATCGTTGCAAGTATCGTTCTCACACTGATCTTTAAAGAAAGTGCAGAAAGTTTTTTTAGCGATCTCCAGACCGGGGTCGCCAATAATGCCGACTGGTTCTATATCCTGGCGGTGAACGTCTTCCTGGTTTTCCTGATCTTCCTGGCGTTTAGTCGCTTCGGAAATCTTCGGATCGGCGGACAAAAAGCCAAACCGGAATTCAAAACACTTTCCTGGTTCGCGATGCTTTTCAGTGCGGGAATGGGAATAGGCCTGCTCTTTTTCGGTGTAGGTGAACCGGTGATGCATTTTAACAGTCCGCCTATGGCAGAAGCCGGTACCGCAGCAGCCGCGGAAGAAGCCATGAATTTCACCTTTTTGCACTGGGGATTACACCCCTGGGCAGTCTATGCACTCGTGGGGCTGGCACTCTCCTATTTTACCTATTCTCGAGGTTTGCCACTCACCATACGTTCTATTTTCTACCCATTTCTTGGAGATCGCATCTACGGAAGGACCGGTGACATCATCGATATTTTTGCAGTGCTGGCGACTTTGTTCGGCCTGGCGACTTCGCTGGGTTTTGGTGTGCAGCAGATCGCTTCCGGTCTTAACCATGTTTTCGGGCTGGCAGACGGGATCATCACACAAATTTTACTCATTGCCGGGATTACCCTTATCGCGACCACTTCCGTAGTTCTGGGAGTAGACAAAGGCGTCAAGGTGCTTAGTGAATGGAACATGCGAATTGCCGTAGTCCTGCTGCTTCTCGCACTGGTATTGGGTCCAACGCTTTTCATTTTTAGATCGTTTATCGAAAACACGGGGAGCTACCTGTATAATTTTCTTCACCTTGCAACCTGGAGCGAAACCTTTACCGGCTCCTCCTGGCAAAATGACTGGACAGTATTCTACTGGGGCTGGTGGATTGGATGGTCTCCCTTCGTGGGAATGTTCATCGCGAGAATTTCCAAAGGAAGAACGATTAGAGAATTTATTTTAGGAGTACTGCTCGTACCATCGCTGGTAACTTTTTTCTGGATGTCGGCTTTTGGAAGCGCGGCGATAGAACAGGTTATGGGCGGGAATGATGCGCTCACCACGGCGATCGATAATGACATCGCTACGGCGCTGTTTGTTTTCTTCCAGGATTATCCTCTAACCACAGTGATCAATATCGTTGCCGTTCTGCTCATCGCCGGTTTCTTTATCACTTCTTCTGATTCAGGTTCGCTGGTGATAGACAGTTTGACTTCCGGCGGAAAGATAGATGCCCCGGTGGGCCAGCGTATTTTCTGGGCACTCACAGAAGGCGCGGTGGCTGCAACCTTACTGCTTGGCGGGGGGCTTCAGGCCTTACAAACCGCTACGATCGTGACCGGTTTGCCATTTGCCATTATCCTACTCATCATGTGCTATTCCCTGTATAAAGGCCTGCGGGAAGACCTGCGGAAACTGGATGAAAAGAAAGATCAGAAACAGATGGAAAATTATGAAGAGATCGTCCAGGAGATCGTCAAAAAAAGAAATTTGAAGACCACTAATACCGAAAAGCAATGAAAAACATCAAAAACGTACTGGTCGCTTTAGATTTATCAGAAATAGACACGAAATTGATCGAATATGCCTCTTTTTTAGCGGAAAAACTCTCGCTGGAAAAAGTTTATTTTGTTCACAACATCAAGAAATATGAAATTTCAGAACTCTTTGCCGAGCAGCTGAAGGACATAAACCTGGACGGGCTGATCACCGAAGAAATTGAAGACAAACTGAAAAACCATTTTTCGGCCACTTCAGAAACCGAAATCCTGATCTCTGAAGATCATTATACCGAATCACTCATTAATTATGTCGCCAACAAGTACCTTATTGACCTGCTCATCGTTGGGAATAAGGACCATCAAACCGGTACCGGCGTGATTCCAGACAAACTCCTTCGGCTTATGAAATGTGATATTCTGGCAATACCTAAAAATGCTTCGGAAAAACTCGAAAACATCTGGATCGGGACCGATTTTTCAAAAGAATCGCGAAAAAGTTTACAGCTTGGACGTTTTCTGAAAGACAAACTGCAGGCCCAGCTTACGGCCGCTCACGTCTTCAATGTGCCCATTCAGTTTTCGCCTTATCTGGACAAAGAAGAAATGCTTCCGAAGATCGAAAAACACACCCGGGAAAAGTTCAGCAAATTCCTGAGCAAAAACAACGAAGACCTGATGGAAACCCGTATAATTCGCGGACGAGACAGCAGCGTTTCGACCAGGTTACTGGAAGAATCCATGAAAAATGAGGCCGATTTGCTGGTGGTAAGTGACAAAGGCGGGAACATCTTTTCCAGTTTACTGGTTGGAAGTGTGACTGATGAACTTTTTGACAGCGACCTTCCGCTTCCCCTCTGGGTTTGTAAATAATTCAAAAATTCTGGCAGAAATAAGTCGATTTCATAATAATTTTTAATCGCAACAGTTAAAATGCTGGAAAGCCGTTAAATAGTTGTAGTTTTAGGAATCATCAACCTATACCATTCGTTATGAAAAAATTGACTTACCTGGCGTTGGCAGGACTGCTAACAGCCGCCGTATCCTGTAATGATCAACCCGAAGAAGATCAGGGCAGGGAAATAGGCAAATTACATCTGTCAAAGAGCCATTTAAAACCCGGTGACCAGGTGGAAATTGCTTACCAGCGAGATGGAGATTCCTCCGAGGCGCCTAAAGCCTATGCCTACTATCTTGTAGGCTCCAATTACTATCCAGTTGATATTGAGCTGAAAGATTCTTCTGCCAAATGGATGGGAAAATTGCAAATTCCAGATAGTGTTCAGGCTGTAAGCTTCCATTTCAAGAGGGGCGAAAAATGGGAATCCAACGATAAAAAAGGCTACGTCGTCGCACTGGAAGATGAGGAAAATCAACCGGTTGCCGGCGCCCACGCAAGCATGGGATTCTTTTACGCCTCCCAGGGAGAACGCTATAATATCAAGAATGATTCAGCCGTTGCCATGATCTCCAAACAAATGGAAAGCGATGAAGATTTTCTGAACCAAAATGATGCCCGCTACGGATACCTGCTCAACAACGAAAATTCAGAAAAAGGGCAAAAATTTACCGAGTCCAGAATTGCCTATTATGAAAGTAAGGATTCTCTTCAGGCTGAAGATTACAGCAAACTTGCCACGTTTTACCGAATGCACAACGAGCGATCCAAATCAGATTCTATCACGCAACTGGGCATCAAAAATTTTCCGAAGAGCGACCTGGCAAAAAGCGATTATCAGGACAAATTCTACAAAACAAAAGGTATTGCCAACCGCGAAAAAATCCTGGCCGAATTCAATGAAAAAGTTGGAGCGAAAGACAGGACCTATGAATTCATGACGTATTACCTCGCACGCGATTATGCCGCAGACAAGAACTATGAAAAATTCTACTCTTATGCTGATTCTATCGAAAACCGGCAATTGCGCGCCTCACTTTATAACGCTGTCGCATGGGACCTGGTGACGCAGGATAAAGATCTTGAACAGGCAGCGGAAATTTCAGAAAAATCGGTAGCTCTTTTGAAAAAGGTCAAAGATGACCCGAAGGAAAAGTCAGAATCTTATACCAAAAGTCAGTTTGAAGACGATCTGGATTACAACACCCGCATGTTCCAGGATACCCATGCTTTTGCGGAGTTCAAACTGGGTAACAAGGAGAAAGCCCTGGAAATTATGGAAGAGGCCTATACCGATCAGATTTCCGGTGAGATGACTGAGCGTTATATACAGTTCCTGATCGCGAACGAGAACTATGAAAAGGCGCAGGAAAAAGCCGAAGAAATCCTGGCTCAGAATCGCGGAACCGAAAAGATTAAGGAGTATTTAAAGGAATCTTATATCCAAAATGAAGGATCTGAAGCAGATTTTGATACTTACCTGGCTGGGATCGAGGATCGGGCAAATGAAAACGCCAAGGAAGAACTGGTGGACCAAATGCTGGATGAAGAAGCTCCTGCTTTCACGATGAAAGACCTGGAAGGCAACGAGATCACCCTGGCCGATCTAAAAGGAAAAACCGTTATCCTGGATTTTTGGGCAACCTGGTGCGGACCTTGCAAGCGCTCCTTTCCCGGTATGAAGATGGCCGTGGAACAATATGGAAATGACGAAAATGTAGAGTTCCTGTTCGTAGATACTTTTGAAGATATGCCCGACCGAAAGGATAAGTTAAGCGATTTCATTTCTGAAAATGACTATCCGTTCCATGTGGTGATAGACCAGAAGACGAGCGAGACCAGTAACAAGTATAAGACGGCCAGTGACTACGCCATTACCGGCATACCTACCAAGGTTATTATTGGACCCGATGGAAAAATGAAATTTAAATTGGTGGGTTATAATGGCAACAACGACCAGCTGCTTCAGGAGATCGGTATGATGATCGAACTGTTAGAAGAACCAGTTTCCCCACAAGCCTGATTTCCTGCTGAAATAAAAGAAGCCCTCTCTACCGGAGGGCTTTTTTTTTAAAAATTTTGAAAAGGTGGAAGTAAAATTCAAATAAATTTATTTACTTTGTTTTTCAAAGTACTTTAAAATGAATAACGAAAAGTATCTGCAGGACATTTCAGAGATCAAAAAAATGATGAATCGCTCATCCCGATTCATTTCCCTGAGTGGGCTTTCCGGAGTATTCGCTGGGATCTATGCGATCATTGGAGCCCTTATTGCCCAATATATTCTGAAAAATTATAAATTTTCCAGCGTTTCCAGTTATGAAACAATTGATCATCCTATCGATTCAGACCTCACGACCTTGCTGGTATTGGTAGCGATTGGGGTCATGGTTCTGGCCATTTTGACGGCGGTGATCCTTACGACGCGGAAAGCCAGGAAAAACAATCAAAAGATCTGGGATGCGACGAGCAGGCGACTGCTCTTCAACTTTTTTGTGCCACTGGCCGCCGGCGGATTTTTCTGCCTGGTTCTGCTTCAGCAGGGAATCGTTGGACTTATCGCCCCGGCAATGCTGATATTTTACGGAATTTCCCTGATGAATGCCAGCAAGTATACTTTTGGCGATCTTCAGAATTTAGGCCTGGCAGATATGATTTTGGGTATCATTGCTACCCAGTTTGTGGGATATGGATTGTATTTTTGGGCTCTCGGTTTCGGAATCCTTCATATCGTCTACGGAATTTGGATGTACCGAAAATACGAAGCGAAAGCCGCGTAAATGAAGAATATCATCAGCAATATCAATAAAGCATTCGACCACCGCATCAGGTTGGGGATTATGAGCGTGCTTATGGTTAACGAATTTGCCGACTTTAAAACACTGAAGGAATTGCTCGGAGCGACAGATGGGAATATTGCCAGTCATACGAAGGCTTTGGAAAAAAAGAATTACATACAGGTAGAAAAATCGTTCATCAACCGTAAGCCCAATACCCGTTACCTGGCTACGGAAAAAGGCAAGAAAGCTTTCCAGGAACACCTGGAAGCCCTGGAGAAATTGCTCAGCGCACCAAAAGATCTGGAGAACAAGAACTAAATTTTTTTAATTATTTACTTTGAATTTCAAAGTACTTCAAATTAAACTGAAATAAAAAGAAACTATGAAAATATCCATACTATTAAAACTGATAGCGGTTGGGGTTTTCCAACTTTTCATCCTTTGGTTTTTGATCTACGTGTCACTCGCGTCGTACTGGGAATTTCCATCCGCGCAAACGCTCACCATACTAACAGGTGCCATTTTCCTGGTAGGAATCTACATCCTACTCCCCTATTTCAAGCATCATTCAATATTAAACAGACAATTATGAAAACTCTTAGACTACCTTTATTACTAACCGCAGCTGCTGGAATCCTGCTAATTCCGCTAATCGCGATGCAATTCACTTCAGAAGTCGACTGGAAAAGCAGTGATTTCGTGATCATGGGAATCCTTCTTTTCGGTACGGCACTCATCATTGAACTGGCGCTTCGGAAATTCTCGAGCACTAAAAGCCGCATTATTGCATGCGGGATCATCCTGTTCGCCCTCTTTCTAATCTGGGCAGAGCTTGCAGTTGGAATATTCGGAACGCCTTTCGCCGGGAGCTAAACACGCCTGATCATGCATATTCATCTTTCAAACATCTGGAGCAGGTTGATGGCCTTGGTGCTACTCAGTGTTGGTATTTTAAACATAATCCGCGGAAATGATGTGGCACTCGGGATCCTGTTCATGTGCCTTTCGATCATATTCTTTCCGGTAACCAGCATCGTACTTCGGGACCTGTTTGCTATACAGATCCCGAATTTTGTCAAAATCGCCTTAGCCTTTTTGCTCCTTTGGATTTGCTTTCATTACGGTGCCTTAGCCGAAGGTTATTATCCGGAAATACCATTTATCTCATCCAATCAAACATTATGAAAAAAGAACTTTTTGTAGCCGAAGATTCCATCGTTCGTGAAATCTGGGGAAAAAGCGATACCATCCTGTTCATATTTGCAGGAGCTTCAGCTGAATTTGCACTGAATAAAGCCGTAGACTGGCTGTATTTTACGGGAAGACTTCCGAAAGATCCGCTTGGCCGACTTTTTTCCACCGTAGATTATGCACGTCAAATTGTTTTTTCCGATAAAGAAACAGCCCTGCGTGCCATTGAAAATATGAATCGCATCCACGCCTCCGTAGGGCAGCAACGCGGCAGCCATATCCCGCAGTGGGCTTACCGGGACGTACTTTTTATGCTCATTGACTATTCGATCAAAGCCTACGAATTGCTGGAAAGACCACTGGAAATTTCTGAAAAAAAGGAAGTTTTCAAAGTTTTCTGGGAAGTAGGCCTGCGAATGGGAATCCAGGAACTCCCGGTCAATTTTGAATATTATCAAACATCCAGGAGCCTTCATCTTCAGCAGCATTTGCTGCGCGGAGAATTCACAGATGATTTGTACCGGCAGTACCGCAAACATTTAGGCTGGACACGCTACCGGATGCTGCTGGAAACTCAAATTCTCATCCTTCCGGAAGTGGTAAGAAAGCAGCTGGGACTTCGGAAATTTTCAATCCTGAGCCTGTTCCTATTCGCTTACAAATTCAGCAGAAATTTTCACCTGGACGAATTTCTGAAGGCTATGATCCTGCCTTCCGATTATAAAAAAGAGATCCGCGCGCTTGACCGCATCAGTACTCATTAACCATCAAAATCAACAATTATGAACGATTTCAATCAAAAACCGAATGGAAACCGCTTTGTTCACTGGCTCAAGAATTCTATTACCGCGAGGATGTTCGTGGTGGGCATGCTTACGCTCATTCTCATGATCCCGCTGTTCATGGTACAGGACCTCATCAGGGAACGCGCGGCACGACAGCAGGAAGTCGTGGGGGAGATCAGCGATAAATGGGGTGAAGAACTCACTGTTTTTGGACCTGTTCTGAAGATCCCTTATCGCAGTTTCCGCGAAAAACAGATCATTAATGCCAATAAAGACACTTCGGTGGAGAGCGTGGCAGAGATTCATTATTTATATGTATTTCCTGAAGAACTGAAAATCGATTCCAAAGTTGATCCACAGCTCAAAAAACGCGGAATCTATCAAACCGCGGTGTATACCAGTCATACCATCCTTTCCGGGAATTTTCAACTGCCTGAAGTTTCAGAAGAAGATATTCCGCAGGAGCATATATTATGGGAAAAGGCGCGGGTGATATTTGAAACTTCCAATTTGAAAGGGGTAAATGACCAGTTACAGATCAAATTTAATGGGAAAGATTATGAATTTACTTCGCGCTACCAGCAATCTGGAAAATCTCCGGCCAATCGCCAACTGCATTTGATGGAAAGTCCGGTGCTGGCTGAAACCAAGCTTACTTCAGAAAAAGCGCTGGAGTTCCGGATGGAACTTTCGGTGAACGGCAGCAACGAGATCGCTTTTGTTCCGGTTGGAAAAACCACGGAAGCACATATACAGTCGAACTGGAAAACCAGCAGTTTCACTGGAAATTTCCTTCCGTATAATGAAGACAAGCTGAGCGAGGAAGGTTTTGCCGCCAAATGGAAGATCCTGGATATCAATCGGCCATTTCCGCAGGAGTTCAACAAAACTCTACCCGATCTTACCGAATATGCCTTCGGGGTGAATTTCATGGTTCCGGTAGATGAATACCAGAAAAGCGAACGGGCTACGAAATACGGATTCCTGGTAATAGGTCTCACATTTTTGCTATTTTTCCTGATCCAGACATTAAGTAAAATCCCGATTCATCCGTTCCAGTATTTAATGATCGGCCTGGGACTCGTGATGTTCTACACCTTACTGATTTCCATTTCTGAACATAGCAGTTTCCTGAAAGCTTACCTTATTGCGGGAATTTCTGTGATCCTGATGATCAGCCTTTACTCCAAAAGTATCCTGCAAACCTGGAAATTCCCAATTTTCATTGGTATTTCCCTGCTAGCCCTCTATTCGTTCATTTACGTGATCATTCAGCTGGAGAGTTATGCCCTGCTGGTTGGCAGCATTGGCCTGTTCTGTATCCTTGCAGGTGTGATGTATGTGTCGAGAAAAATTGACTGGAATAATTATTAAAAATGAATATTCTAAGCAGTTTTGAGCAATTCCATGGCGATATCAGAAGAAATAAATGGATGCGGTTTTTCACCACTTTTCTTCGGATAGCCCTGGCCTATGCATTTTTGATGGCCGGTCTCACAAAGGTTATTGGAGAGCGATTTACCTCGCTCTCCAATAACCACCCGATGGGGCATTACCTGGAGGCACTTTATCACACGGGTTTTTACTACACCTTTATTGGTGTGGCGCAAATGCTCGCCGGCCTGTTGCTCCTGGTCCCCCGCACGGCATTGCTTGGAGCCATACTTTATTTCCCGATCATTCTGAATATCTGTATTCTTTCTTACGCGGTAAGATTTGAAGGTTCTGTGCTCACCACTCCGCTAATGGTTTTGGCAAATTTATACCTGATCTGCTGGGATTTTCATCGTTGGAAGTATGTGCTTCCGCATAGACCCACAACTATAAAAGCTGCCTTTCCCGAAATCTACAGCCAAACGAATCGATTTCCTTTCAAATTTCTGACTATGATTTTGGTGACTTTAGTGATCGTGGTAGGACTAATTTTTACCATGAGCCAAAAAGCGAATATGCCGAGAAATTCTTTTCCGGAATGCCTAACGCAATGCCCTGACAGCAGTAATCCGGAGGCCTGTAAATCTTTTTGTGAGTGCATCCACGAAAATGGCAATTCTCTCGAGAACTGCCTGGAAGCATACGGAACCAAATTTTCCAAATAACATGAACGTATATACTTATCTCAACCGTCATAAAACACTGCTTCTGGCCGGAAGTTGCTGTTGCTTCCTGGTGCTTTTCCGCTTTGTTATTAGCCTGGAATATTATTATTTTTTCCTGATCTGGAATTTATTTTTGGCAGGAATCCCTTTTTTGCTTTCAGAGTTTATAAGCAAAACCGAAAATTTCATGGCAACAGGTATACTGGGCATGCTGTGGCTGCTGTTCCTCCCGAACAGTTTTTATGTGGTGACAAACCTGATCCATCTGCAAAATTCCAATCGGCCCTATTTTGATGTTTTCATAATTGGCAGTTTCGCAGTACTCTGCTGCTGGCTTGGTTTCAAATCGATACAACATATGGAACAAAAATTTGAAATACTGATTCCCAAAACTATAAGCTGGCTTATAAAAATTGGTGTGCTGTTTCTCTGTTCCTTCGGAATTTACCTCGGAAGATTTTTACGGTACAATTCCTGGAATCTTCTGAGCGATCCTTACAATCTTTTGGAGGACTGTTTCAGTTTCTTAAGATTTCCTGTTCGCCATCTCGAAGTCTGGCTGTTCACTTTAATTTTCGGGCTGATGCTTACCGGTCTTTATTATATTTATCTGCACCTAAACCCAAAAAATGCCTCTGAATAGAAAGTCTAAAAAAACCTATTTTGCAGCTTGTATGGTACTGCTGATCATCGAAATTTTTATTGCAGTTTGGGTACGAGATAAGTTTGTAAGACCATATTTAGGTGATTTCCTGGTGGTGATCCTGATCTATACTTTTTTGATGATGATCAGCAGGATTTCAGTTGTAAAAGGCTTATTCGCAGTATTGCTTTTTTCGTTTGCTGTTGAATTTTTCCAATTGATCAATATCGTCAAAGTACTGCAATACCAACCACCGAAGATCGTCATGATCATCCTCGGAAGCAGCTTTTCTGCCTGGGATCTGCTGGCTTATTTTCTTGGAATTGTCTTTACGGGATTGCTGGAATTTTTATTTTCCAGAAATGGTTTTGGCAGAATTTGAATCTGTATGCTTTTCAAAAAACTGATCAGACATCTCTAAAATATATCCCATGCTTTTACTGTCTTCCAGACTATGACCAACATTCTCAATTATTCTCAATTCCACATCTTTATTGTTCGCTTTCAAAGCCTCTTCCATATTTTCAGCCTGGCTCAGTGAAACAGTTTTGTCAAAGCGTCCATGAATAATTAACATTGGCGCATTAAGTTTTGAAGCATAATTAATTGGTGAAATTTCTTTTAGATATTTATTATTCTTATCTCCAAGAGCGGTATTCCAGAAATCATATCCGAAACGAATATCTTCCTGTTTCATTTCTTTCATGGCCAATTTTAGATCTGTAGGCGCTGAAAGTATCACAGCACTATTGAAGATTCCGGGGTAACGAATCAAACTCATATAAGCCGCATAGCCGCCATAACTATGACCAAAAATAAACACATTTGACGCATCGATCTGGTAACTGGAAATAGCCGCTTTTGTTCCATCTATGATATCATCTATCATCACACTGTCCAATCCCCCTACTCCTGCTTCTAAAAATTTCTTCCCAAAACCTATAGAACCGCGAAAATTAACCCTTAGGGTAACATAACCTCTATTCGCAAAATATTGAGAGAATCCATCCAGATTAAAATAATCGCGTGCCCAAGGCCAAACATGAGGTATCACTACTAGTGAAACAGGCTTTCCCTTCGCATAATCATCTGGTAAATTGATATAACCAGAAACCTGAACAGAGTCTCTTGTTTTGAAAACAAATGGTCTTACAGAGGTTAAGTTATATTTGCTTAGCTCCTCGTTCATTACTGCCATTACTGTGTAAGAAGAATCTTTTGTTTTTAGTACACAAATATTTCCAGGCCTTCTTTCGCTCCATTGATGTACCAAAAAAGTTTCCCGACTATCATCTACACCAATAAAATCATGGAAATAGGCGCTGTATTTATTAAGCAAAATAGTATGTGCTTTCTCATAATTAGCATCAAACCATTTATAACTTGGAGTCATTGCTTCAAACCTTAATCCCGCAAGCGATTGTGTGTCGTCATTGAAAAATAGATTCAAGTCATTTCCGTAAAAGTTACCAACATCATACGTTGCATCTTTCATGATTGTATCAATGACCACTCGTTTCTGAAGATCATACTTGATCAGAATTCTTTTATCTGAATCTATAGTAGAATTGAGATAAACAACATTCTCATCATAACCAAATTCTTCCAAGCTCAATTCCCTATTCATGATACTTTTGCCTTTAGTATCCATGCTGTAATGTTTGGAATTGATCTGAAATTTTACCGGTTGCATTTCATCATAATGGTAATCCTTTTGAAAATACTCAAACCCTTCCTCTGTTAGTTTTGCTCCAAGGCGAACACGGCCTTTTGGTCCAATAAACCAGGTATTCATGTCATTATCTCTACCATTGGCAACAACTGTACGTTCACCAGTAAAGAGATTCAATGTTTCAACATTAGAATAGCCATAAAAATCATGAGCCTCAATCAATATCTCATCTTCCTTCTCGGGCAATAGATGCAGAATTTCTGTAAAGCGAATTTTTTTACTGAAATTACTGCTGCTATTCTCATAATCAATATTACCGGCTAACATCCTCATATTAGAGCCGTCCTTATCGATCACATAAATTCTTCCGTATGTTTCAAAAATAAGGGTGTTTGTATTGAGCCAATTCAGATTATAAATTTTTTTATCACTCAACGGAATAGTCTCCAGAACAACATAATCATCGATATCTATAACCCGCAACTTAAAGCTATTATTATTCTCAAAGATTTCAGCATATAGTTTCCCGTCTTGAGATATACAGAATTCCGATTTGAGATTTTTTTCGAAGAAGAGATCAGCGGGAATTTTATTGGATACTGAATCTTTTTGCGCGAATAAAATATTGGTGCTCAAAATGAGCAGTGCCAGTAAATATTTGACCATAAGATTTAAATATGGCCAAATATAGGAATTTGAAACAATTACCCGAAACTAACTCACAGGGCTAAAAAATCATATTTTCGAAATGATCATCACCGGAAAATGATCAGATGGATACAGCTTCATTTTGGAATCACTGAGCACACCGTATTTCTCGATCTGGACTTGATCATTTACAAAGATGTAATCGATTCGCCTGGTCACTGCTTCTTCAAAATTGAATCCGTTAAAAGTACCGTCAGATCCGTAAGATACTGTTTTAGCGATTTCCTTGGAATCACCTAAAGTCTTCTTGATAAGCTGAATTCCTTCTGAATCTGGTTCGAGGTTGAAATCTCCTGAAAGAAATACCGGAAGATCTTCCGTATTGATCGCTGAAATTTTATCCAGGATCAGTTGTGCACTGTTCGTTCTGGCTTCCACTCCAATATGATCGAAATGGGTATTGAAATACCAGAATTTTTTA contains the following coding sequences:
- a CDS encoding DoxX family protein, with the protein product MNILSSFEQFHGDIRRNKWMRFFTTFLRIALAYAFLMAGLTKVIGERFTSLSNNHPMGHYLEALYHTGFYYTFIGVAQMLAGLLLLVPRTALLGAILYFPIILNICILSYAVRFEGSVLTTPLMVLANLYLICWDFHRWKYVLPHRPTTIKAAFPEIYSQTNRFPFKFLTMILVTLVIVVGLIFTMSQKANMPRNSFPECLTQCPDSSNPEACKSFCECIHENGNSLENCLEAYGTKFSK
- the creD gene encoding cell envelope integrity protein CreD → MNDFNQKPNGNRFVHWLKNSITARMFVVGMLTLILMIPLFMVQDLIRERAARQQEVVGEISDKWGEELTVFGPVLKIPYRSFREKQIINANKDTSVESVAEIHYLYVFPEELKIDSKVDPQLKKRGIYQTAVYTSHTILSGNFQLPEVSEEDIPQEHILWEKARVIFETSNLKGVNDQLQIKFNGKDYEFTSRYQQSGKSPANRQLHLMESPVLAETKLTSEKALEFRMELSVNGSNEIAFVPVGKTTEAHIQSNWKTSSFTGNFLPYNEDKLSEEGFAAKWKILDINRPFPQEFNKTLPDLTEYAFGVNFMVPVDEYQKSERATKYGFLVIGLTFLLFFLIQTLSKIPIHPFQYLMIGLGLVMFYTLLISISEHSSFLKAYLIAGISVILMISLYSKSILQTWKFPIFIGISLLALYSFIYVIIQLESYALLVGSIGLFCILAGVMYVSRKIDWNNY
- a CDS encoding DUF2809 domain-containing protein, giving the protein MPLNRKSKKTYFAACMVLLIIEIFIAVWVRDKFVRPYLGDFLVVILIYTFLMMISRISVVKGLFAVLLFSFAVEFFQLINIVKVLQYQPPKIVMIILGSSFSAWDLLAYFLGIVFTGLLEFLFSRNGFGRI
- a CDS encoding alpha/beta hydrolase family protein — translated: MVKYLLALLILSTNILFAQKDSVSNKIPADLFFEKNLKSEFCISQDGKLYAEIFENNNSFKLRVIDIDDYVVLETIPLSDKKIYNLNWLNTNTLIFETYGRIYVIDKDGSNMRMLAGNIDYENSSSNFSKKIRFTEILHLLPEKEDEILIEAHDFYGYSNVETLNLFTGERTVVANGRDNDMNTWFIGPKGRVRLGAKLTEEGFEYFQKDYHYDEMQPVKFQINSKHYSMDTKGKSIMNRELSLEEFGYDENVVYLNSTIDSDKRILIKYDLQKRVVIDTIMKDATYDVGNFYGNDLNLFFNDDTQSLAGLRFEAMTPSYKWFDANYEKAHTILLNKYSAYFHDFIGVDDSRETFLVHQWSERRPGNICVLKTKDSSYTVMAVMNEELSKYNLTSVRPFVFKTRDSVQVSGYINLPDDYAKGKPVSLVVIPHVWPWARDYFNLDGFSQYFANRGYVTLRVNFRGSIGFGKKFLEAGVGGLDSVMIDDIIDGTKAAISSYQIDASNVFIFGHSYGGYAAYMSLIRYPGIFNSAVILSAPTDLKLAMKEMKQEDIRFGYDFWNTALGDKNNKYLKEISPINYASKLNAPMLIIHGRFDKTVSLSQAENMEEALKANNKDVELRIIENVGHSLEDSKSMGYILEMSDQFFEKHTDSNSAKTISGK
- a CDS encoding DUF1361 domain-containing protein — its product is MNVYTYLNRHKTLLLAGSCCCFLVLFRFVISLEYYYFFLIWNLFLAGIPFLLSEFISKTENFMATGILGMLWLLFLPNSFYVVTNLIHLQNSNRPYFDVFIIGSFAVLCCWLGFKSIQHMEQKFEILIPKTISWLIKIGVLFLCSFGIYLGRFLRYNSWNLLSDPYNLLEDCFSFLRFPVRHLEVWLFTLIFGLMLTGLYYIYLHLNPKNASE